Proteins encoded together in one Prunus dulcis chromosome 3, ALMONDv2, whole genome shotgun sequence window:
- the LOC117621783 gene encoding zinc finger MYM-type protein 1-like: MGSNPPLLPPICEEQPHSESQRVESKSLRDESQRANFDQEVDTNSLERDPGLRPQIDTFPPNQRDNVRRAYILLGPCQPKLKEYPSHLEGKQMRRFNGNWYNHYPWLEYYVHKDKVFCFPCFLFDIDHSHKAFTVDGFRNWRRVGGKECAFLTHVGIINSPHHFAIQKWMDLKNPTHHIDRVVQPQQEVSKNRLRLTTTIEAVRYLANQGMAFRGDDESHDSFNRGNFIELVKVFARMNEEVEKVVLQNAPLNAQYISHKIQKEILNIYANKVRKRIRDEIGEDEKFCILVDEALDDSKKEQMAIIIRFVSCDGHIRERFFDIVSVHNTNS, from the coding sequence ATGGGTTCCAACCCTCCTCTACTTCCTCCAATTTGTGAGGAGCAACCTCATTCTGAATCTCAAAGAGTTGAATCTAAAAGTTTAAGAGATGAGTCTCAAAGAGCCAATTTTGATCAAGAAGTTGATACCAATTCTCTTGAGCGTGATCCAGGATTACGTCCTCAAATAGACACATTTCCGCCTAATCAACGTGATAATGTTCGAAGAGCATATATTCTCTTAGGACCATGTCAACCAAAACTAAAGGAATATCCATCTCATTTAGAAGGGAAACAAATGCGTCGATTTAATGGTAATTGGTATAACCATTATCCTTGGCTTGAGTATTATGTTCATAAAGataaagttttttgttttccatgcTTTCTTTTTGACATTGATCACTCACATAAGGCATTCACTGTAGATGGATTTAGAAATTGGAGAAGAGTTGGTGGCAAAGAGTGTGCTTTCCTTACTCATGTAGGCATTATAAATTCACCACATCATTTTGCTATCCAAAAGTGGATGGATTTAAAGAACCCGACTCACCATATTGATAGAGTTGTGCAACCCCAACAAGAAGTTTCGAAAAATAGGTTGAGGCTTACAACCACAATAGAGGCCGTTAGGTATTTAGCAAATCAAGGAATGGCTTTTAGAGGTGATGATGAATCTCATGACTCCTTTAATCGGGGTAATTTTATTGAGTTGGTAAAGGTTTTTGCAAGAATGAACGAAGAAGTTGAAAAAGTTGTGTTACAAAATGCTCCTCTAAATGCCCAATATATTTCACATAAGATACAAAAGGAGATCCTAAATATCTATGCTAATAAAGTGAGGAAAAGGATACGCGATGAAATTGGGGAAGATGAGAAATTTTGTATTCTCGTTGATGAAGCACTTGACGATTCTAAGAAGGAACAAATGGCTATTATCATAAGGTTTGTTAGTTGTGATGGGCATATTCGAGAAAGGTTTTTTGATATTGTGAGTGTTCATAACACTAATTCCTAA
- the LOC117622513 gene encoding tryptophan synthase alpha chain-like, whose product MATSLKSTSTGFLQLKKPQNPFLHHSPSQASTVSVKTRLLTPMAALTMTPTINLSQTFTKLKNQRKVAFIPYITAGDPDLSTTAQALKVLNSSGADVIELGVPHSDPILDGPVIQASATRSLARGTNFNSIMSMLKDVVPQLSCPIVLFSYHNPIIKHGIENFMSTISDVGVHGLVVPDASFEETKGLRKEAVKNKIELVLLTTPNTPIDRMKDIVEASDGFVYLVSTVGVTGARESVNEQVPRLLREIREATTKPVAVGFGLSKPEHVKQVAEWGADGVIVGSAIVKVLGEAKSPKEGLKALETFTKSFTSALLG is encoded by the coding sequence ATGGCTACTTCTCTGAAATCCACTTCTACTGGCTTTCTTCAACTTAAGAAACCTCAAAACCCATTTCTTCATCATTCTCCATCCCAAGCATCAACCGTTTCCGTAAAGACACGTCTTCTAACACCAATGGCTGCTCTCACCATGACCCCTACCATCAATCTCTCTCAAACTTTCACAAAATTGAAGAACCAACGCAAAGTAGCATTTATCCCTTACATCACTGCTGGTGATCCTGACCTTTCAACCACTGCTCAAGCGCTCAAGGTGCTCAATTCTAGTGGAGCAGACGTGATCGAGTTAGGTGTGCCACACTCTGATCCAATACTAGACGGTCCAGTTATACAGGCTTCAGCCACTCGTTCCTTAGCTAGAGGGACCAATTTCAATTCTATTATGTCAATGTTAAAGGACGTGGTCCCACAATTGTCTTGTCCGATCGTTCTATTTTCGTACCATAACCCAATTATAAAGCATGGTATTGAAAACTTCATGTCCACAATTAGCGACGTTGGGGTACATGGTCTTGTGGTTCCAGATGCTTCATTTGAAGAGACAAAAGGCTTGAGAAAGGAGGCTGTGAAGAATAAGATTGAGTTGGTATTACTAACTACACCCAATACGCCAATAGATCGAATGAAGGACATAGTTGAAGCTTCAGATGGATTTGTATACCTTGTGAGCACGGTGGGAGTTACCGGTGCCCGTGAATCGGTGAACGAACAAGTTCCGAGGCTTTTAAGGGAAATTAGAGAGGCAACAACCAAGCCTGTGGCAGTTGGTTTTGGGCTATCCAAGCCTGAACATGTGAAACAAGTAGCAGAGTGGGGAGCTGACGGTGTTATTGTTGGTAGTGCCATTGTGAAGGTGTTGGGGGAAGCCAAGTCTCCTAAAGAAGGGTTGAAAGCACTTGAAACTTTCACCAAGTCTTTCACATCTGCACTCCTTGGATga